One genomic region from Drosophila busckii strain San Diego stock center, stock number 13000-0081.31 chromosome 3R, ASM1175060v1, whole genome shotgun sequence encodes:
- the LOC108602120 gene encoding uncharacterized protein LOC108602120 — MNLANLQTVFYKKASEAQRRPLPTELPPNYIDNLHIIFFEQIFEQIEYLSDQVRMARAYPQFLPQILKLWMKRWHNRIVGPNTAFLLLLDIEDYCFFMEHMHPLFTELHLHEEGVAYFAEFYDYIRHLSDINIRCFPSVETCVLAGNPKSIVDDDLRDLVMMLPNLKRLTSCMNLSGAYLFAFKKLEQITLKSMYHSIPLDSRWIQEMCLDMKQLRLLDITDSFDSSVRLTDIKLPNLEVLKLNLSSIENILSEVLQLPKLRKLAVRFDDSRQLAADQETIFQQIIVAKSDCITRIALNNEVVQLPARWQHALLLELPKLRSLVCENWFHDVFFLDRQHIPCEQMKVLSFSGWEIVREPQMLALVGECPNLAHLALNHYHSHVNKLHKLNELRMRERYKEPLLVFSDAMWTMLQPAEYKHWRNEKFVQVTCDASVYEYQEDGFEFDFV, encoded by the coding sequence atgaATTTGGCAAATTTGCAAACAGTTTTCTATAAGAAAGCATCGGAGGCGCAGCGCAGACCGCTGCCAACTGAGCTGCCACCCAATTATATAGACAATCTGCATATTATATTCTTTGAGCAGATATTCGAGCAAATCGAATATCTAAGCGATCAAGTGCGCATGGCACGCGCCTATCCGCAGTTTCTGCCGCAAATATTGAAGCTATGGATGAAGCGTTGGCATAATCGCATAGTTGGACCCAATACTgcatttctgctgctgctggatatAGAGGATTATTGCTTCTTTATGGAGCACATGCATCCGCTGTTCACCGAGCTGCATCTACACGAGGAAGGCGTCGCTTACTTTGCCGAATTCTATGACTATATAAGACATTTGTCTGATATTAATATACGCTGCTTTCCCAGCGTTGAAACCTGCGTGCTTGCGGGCAATCCCAAGAGCATTGTGGATGATGATTTGCGTGACTTGGTTATGATGCTGCCGAATCTGAAGCGCTTGACTAGCTGCATGAATCTCTCAGGCGCTTATTTGTTTGCGTTTAAGAAACTGGAGCAGATTACGCTCAAGTCCATGTATCATTCCATACCGCTGGACAGTCGCTGGATACAGGAAATGTGCTTGGACATGAAGCAGCTGCGTCTGCTGGACATTACCGACAGCTTCGACAGCAGCGTGCGTCTCACTGACATCAAGCTGCCCAATCTGGAGGTGCTCAAGCTTAATCTGAGCAGCATTGAGAACATATTGTCCgaggtgctgcagctgcccaaGCTGCGCAAGTTGGCTGTGCGCTTTGATGACTCACGCCAACTGGCTGCGGATCAGGAGACCATATTCCAGCAGATTATTGTGGCCAAAAGTGATTGCATTACGCGCATTGCTTTGAACAATGAGGTGGTGCAGCTGCCTGCGCGTTGGCAacacgcgctgctgctggagctgcccAAGCTGCGTTCGCTTGTATGCGAGAATTGGTTCCATGATGTATTCTTTCTGGATCGCCAGCACATACCCTGCGAGCAAATGAAGGTGCTCAGCTTTAGCGGCTGGGAGATAGTGCGTGAGCCTCAAATGCTTGCGCTGGTGGGCGAGTGTCCAAATCTTGCGCATCTGGCGCTCAATCATTATCACAGCCATGTGAACAAGCTGCACAAGCTCAACGAGCTGCGCATGCGTGAGCGCTACAAGGAGCCACTGCTGGTGTTCAGCGATGCCATGTGGACAATGCTGCAGCCCGCCGAGTACAAGCATTGGCGCAATGAAAAGTTTGTGCAAGTTACTTGCGATGCCAGCGTCTATGAATATCAAGAAGATGGCTTCGAGTTTGACTTTGTCTAA